In the genome of Oncorhynchus mykiss isolate Arlee chromosome 18, USDA_OmykA_1.1, whole genome shotgun sequence, one region contains:
- the LOC118941012 gene encoding uncharacterized serine-rich protein C215.13-like — protein MNTVLVKQDSTSSFSTVLVKQDSTSSFSTVLVKQDSVSSFSTVLVKQDSVSSFSTVLGKQDSTSSFSTVLVKQDSTSSFSTVLVKQDSTSSFSTVLVKQDSTSSFSTVLVKQDSTSSFSTVLVKQDSTSSFSTVLVKQDSTSSFSTVLVKQDSTSSFSTVLVKQDSTSSFSTVLVKQDSTSSFSTVLVKQDSTSSFSTVLVKQDSTSSFSTVLVKQDSVSSFSTVLVKQDSTSSFSTVLVKQDSTSSFSTVLVKQDSTSSFSTVLVKQDSTSLFSTVLVKQDSTSSFSTVLVKHDSTSSFSTVLVKQDSTSSFSTVLVKQDSVSSFSTVLVKQDSTYSFSTVLVKQDSVSSFSIVLVKQDSTSLFNTVLVKQDSTSSFSTVLVKQDSTSSFSTVLEKQDSVSSFSTVLGKQDSTSSFSTVLVKHDSTSSFSTVLVKQDSTSFSTVLVKQDSTSSFSTVLVKQDSTSSFSTVLVKQDSTSFFSTVLVKQDSTSSFSTVLVKQDSVSSFSTVLVKQGSTYSFSTVLVKQDSTSSFSTVLVKQDSTSLFNTVLVKQDSTSSFSTVLVKQDSTSSFSTVLEKQDSVSSFSTMLVKQDSVSSFSTVLVKQDSVSSFSTVLVKQDSTSSFSTVLVMQDSTSSFSTVLVKHDSTSSFSTVLVKQDSTSFSTVLVKQDSTSSFSTVLVKQDSVSSFNTVLVKQDSVSCSAQEQVSPNVGNIIRMYRGGLRTNQDEHMERRRSCDQQEHMERRTGTHGAEDRNAWSGGQEHMVRRTGTHGAEDRNTWSGGQEHMEWRTGTHGVEDIM, from the exons ATGAA CACCGTGCTGGTGAAGCAGGACTCAACCTCCTCTTTCAGCACCGTGCTGGTGAAGCAGGACTCAACCTCCTCTTTCAGCACCGTGCTGGTGAAGCAGGACTCTGTTTCCTCTTTCAGCACCGTGCTGGTGAAGCAGGACTCTGTTTCCTCGTTCAGCACCGTGCTGGGGAAGCAGGACTCAACCTCCTCGTTCAGCACCGTGCTGGTGAAGCAGGACTCAACCTCGTCTTTCAGCACCGTGCTGGTGAAGCAGGACTCAACCTCCTCTTTCAGCACCGTGCTGGTGAAGCAGGACTCAACCTCCTCTTTCAGCACCGTGCTGGTGAAGCAGGACTCAACCTCCTCTTTCAGCACCGTGCTGGTGAAGCAGGACTCAACCTCCTCTTTCAGCACCGTGCTGGTGAAGCAGGACTCAACCTCCTCTTTCAGCACCGTGCTGGTGAAGCAGGACTCAACCTCCTCTTTCAGCACCGTGCTGGTGAAGCAGGACTCAACCTCCTCGTTCAGCACCGTGCTGGTGAAGCAGGACTCAACCTCCTCTTTCAGCACCGTGCTGGTGAAGCAGGACTCAACCTCCTCTTTCAGCACTGTGCTGGTGAAGCAGGACTCAACCTCCTCTTTCAGCACCGTGCTGGTGAAGCAGGACTCTGTTTCCTCTTTCAGCACCGTGCTGGTGAAGCAGGACTCAACCTCCTCGTTCAGCACCGTGCTGGTGAAGCAGGACTCAACCTCCTCTTTCAGCACCGTGCTGGTGAAGCAGGACTCAACCTCCTCTTTCAGCACTGTGCTGGTGAAGCAGGACTCAACCTCCTTGTTCAGCACCGTGCTGGTGAAGCAGGACTCAACCTCCTCGTTTAGCACCGTGCTGGTGAAGCATGACTCAACCTCGTCTTTCAGCACTGTGCTGGTGAAGCAGGACTCAACCTCCTCTTTCAGCACCGTGCTGGTGAAGCAGGACTCTGTTTCCTCGTTCAGCACCGTGCTGGTGAAGCAGGACTCAACCTACTCTTTCAGCACCGTGCTGGTGAAGCAGGACTCTGTTTCCTCTTTCAGCATCGTGCTGGTGAAGCAGGACTCAACCTCCTTGTTCAACACCGTGCTGGTGAAGCAGGACTCAACCTCCTCTTTCAGCACCGTGCTGGTGAAGCAGGACTCAACCTCCTCTTTCAGCACCGTGCTGGAGAAGCAGGATTCTGTTTCCTCGTTCAGCACCGTGCTGGGGAAGCAGGACTCAACCTCCTCGTTCAGCACTGTGCTGGTGAAGCATGACTCAACCTCCTCGTTCAGCACCGTGCTGGTGAAGCAGGACTCAACCTCTTTCAGCACTGTGCTGGTGAAGCAGGACTCAACCTCCTCTTTCAGCACCGTACTGGTGAAGCAGGACTCAACCTCCTCTTTCAGCACTGTGCTGGTGAAGCAGGACTCAACCTCCTTCTTCAGCACCGTGCTGGTGAAGCAGGACTCAACCTCCTCTTTCAGCACCGTGCTGGTGAAGCAGGACTCTGTTTCCTCGTTCAGCACCGTGCTGGTGAAGCAGGGCTCAACCTACTCTTTCAGCACCGTGCTGGTGAAGCAGGACTCAACCTCGTCTTTCAGCACTGTGCTGGTGAAGCAGGACTCAACCTCCTTGTTCAACACCGTGCTGGTGAAGCAGGACTCAACCTCCTCTTTCAGCACCGTGCTGGTGAAGCAGGACTCAACCTCCTCTTTCAGCACCGTGCTGGAGAAGCAGGATTCTGTTTCCTCGTTCAGCACCATGCTGGTGAAGCAGGACTCTGTTTCCTCTTTCAGCACCGTGCTGGTGAAGCAGGACTCTGTTTCCTCTTTCAGCACCGTGCTGGTGAAGCAGGACTCAACCTCCTCTTTCAGCACCGTGCTGGTGATGCAGGACTCAACCTCCTCGTTCAGCACTGTGCTGGTGAAGCATGACTCAACCTCCTCGTTCAGCACCGTGCTGGTGAAGCAGGACTCAACCTCTTTCAGCACTGTGCTGGTGAAGCAGGACTCAACCTCCTCGTTCAGCACCGTGCTGGTGAAGCAGGACTCTGTTTCCTCTTTCAACACTGTGCTGGTGAAGCAGGACTCTGTGTCATGTAGCGCTCAAGAGCAGGTTTCTCCCAAT GTTGGGAACATAATCAGGATGTACAGGGGAGGCTTGAGAACCAATCAGGAT GAacacatggagaggaggagatcaTGTGACCAACAGGAACACATGGAGCGGAGGACAGGAACGCATGGAGCGGAGGACAGGAACGCATGGAGCGGAGGACAGGAACACATGGTGCGGAGGACAGGAACACATGGAGCGGAGGACAGGAACACATGGAGTGGAGGACAGGAACACATGGAGTGGAGGACAGGAACACAtggagtggaggacatcatgtGA